The nucleotide window CataagcgatgcggcctggcatcGCATCCTATGAATGTCTCCTTACctggtgtatgaaaatgggtgcacaacgatgcggcctcgcaccgcatcaTGTGAACGTTTTCATCAATACAAGGGAtctggacaacagcaacagtcaccacaagtggcgatgcggcttggcaccgcatcccgcAATCTTAGCCAGAGTGAGAACGCGGAAACAACGgtagttaccgcaggcagcgatgtaGCGCAGCACTGCttcctgcccacgaggcaagtgggactgacatcaCAGaacaagtggcaccaatgacagtcacCTGTCAGCCgatacgtaagcaacagactgacaccgcagtaggacgtggcttcatcTCCAcagccgacaagcctgacacacctgcataagcgCGGCGCGTCGTCAATCTGTCAACTCAAccaccctccttcactcctcggctataaataccaaccccaaaccaggtttgaggtatctcatcacaactctctcactactactactatcacactttgcttcccaagcaaattactgattctcacgccggagagtggtaacaaggagcaccccccaccccatcctccttgttacgagtcacggtttgtttccttgtgcacgagatcaaccagcggacgatccagccagcgatcctcggaaagaagggattaaccctacttgacgagaccagtgaattaacctctctTGGTTAAACACTGTTTCATCACGGTGGAAAACCCGCGCGTTTTGCGGCGCAAGTACATTGCAAACATCGAATAGATTAGTCGAAGCGTTATGTAATGCGTTAAACATATGAAAACGCATATTTTAACGTATCCAATTTAACTCAATAGCATTGTAGCTGAATAAAAATGTAAAGTATATCGTATTTATATGTGACCCGACTCATACATATGAAACGTACAAAAAAAGCATAAAATGTGTATCAAGGGAAAACTAACACGTGTAATCAAAAGTGATATTCATATCAACGAAAAAAATTATACCCTTAGCGTGTTGCGGTAGGGTCGAAACGTAGAATTGGAAACGTACATAAAACAAtcaaaaaacaaaatatatttgaCCTGATTTGTTCCCCAAAAAGGTTTACATTGTAACGTacaccaactcgaatttataccgacacataAATTTTAATATTCATAATACAACCCGCGGGCGATGCGTCGTAGGCACGTTGCAAACAGATTAGTCCAAGCGCTGTGTCATGCGCAAACCATATGAAAGCGCATGTCTTGACGTATTCAGTTCAACTCAATGTATGGTTGAATTCGAACGtttagttttttaaaaaaagaaattagCGAACGAAAATAATTAAAGAAAGCAATAAGCTAAAAAAGTATAGATATACGGTACAACGATAAAGTTGAAACATTACAAACTTTTGAGATTAAACCTCAATGGTCTAATATTGCAATGTAATTGAAGTTTAACTTGGAAAGGAAATGGACTTAAAACACAATTTAACAAAACTAAAAGCAAAGGGCCAAACTGTATTTTACTCAAAGTGTGGGTGAAAATTGAAGCTTAACTTGGAAAGGAAAGAGACTTAAAACGCAATTTAACAAAACTAAAAGCAAGGGGTCAAAATGTATTTCACTCAAAGTATGGGTGAAAAGAGGAAATGTCGAAATGGATTCAAAACGCAATTTAACAAAACTGGAAGCAAGGGGCCTAAATGTATTTTTCTCAAAGTATTGTGTGAAAAAGGGAAATGGCACATGCATGTCGGTGGCCTATGCCACCGACTTTGTGTTTTAAGTAAGTTTATAATAGCCTTCAGCCTTTTGCACTTCAGTCCCTAAAGTTTCAGCTTAATTATTCTAAACACTCGGTCTTTCGTTTATTAATTGTGTTAGCTCGATTCAGTACTTGATCAAGTATCTTCAATATTTCTCTATTTTAGCTCCAGACTTCACGAACAcctataaaaatataaatttagtaAAACCGAACGAAACCGACTCGAATActaataaaaatacattaaaatatTATACAAAATACATAAGATAAATAGTATGGTTTATACCGTATCAATAAGTAATGGCGATTTGCCGTCCTTCTTCGTCTTCCGACGCCTGGTGGTGCTCCGGCGAAACGAGAACGAGTTTTGACTTCCCCATTCTATATCAAATCGTTGAATGTTCCTGGTAACATGTTAATAAGATGTGTTGGTGAAATTAATGGAGGTATTGTGGTGAGGAAAGAGTGGGGGAAATGTGAATCGTCGTCTCCACCTTGTTGTTGGTGGTGTTGTTCTTCCATAAAATACAGAGAGAAGGTTCGATTCCAGTGATCGAGATTGATTAGTGGTGGGGGAGGGGGGATGGTGGTGGTAGGTGTTCGGTGGCGGAGGAGaaatggtggtggtagtggtggtttAGGGTAGATCAAGAAGAATTGGTGGTAGGGTagaagaaaatatattgttttattttttgtttttgttttttaataggtaagggtattatagtcatttaacaatacttaacTGAGAAACTTAACATAGGTTAGTGATAAGGACCACACAACTGCAAAAATTATAACCACTAGGACCAACGCTATAATTATTGAACCATTAGGATCAAATCTGGAATATTTGCAAACCACATaaaccaaccaagcatttaactcaattgacaaagattgaaactttagagttagaaaagaaaattccaattttttttgaaaaactctcaAAGCCAACCGTACAACAACCATAAACAAAAATATATTGTTTATTTATAGTTTTATAATTATAATGCTTGAATTTTCTATTTTAAAAAAGCTGATATATACACCAGTAAAATACAATGACACGATATACAATTGTGTAAAATagctaagagcattcacatccatttcaTCAAATTTTGTGTAtgaagtttttataatataaagtgtATAAAAAgcggttgtgagtgaaggagagagaaaatgttactgttcatctgtatatttggagggacactgttcaccccttataattttttgatatattttgaaagtggttgtgagtggttgtgagtggatgagagagaaaacgtaatgataaaggtataaaaaatattatttaattgaaaatgagaaaGAAAAtttagtgttttttagtgtaatttagagTGAAAATATGGtgaaatggatgtgaatgctctaacacgGCATCCCAATTGTATAAACTGACACGACATGTCCCGTCTACAATTTTACACAATGGACATCCATGTCATTAGTTTTatgggttgagatcctgtacaaacagtgctaattataagaaccgtaagaacagatctgaaccattgttaatttaaatcaagggttgatattgattataaatgaaactcttataattaaaaattactactaacaaattaggggtaattttgtaaaattgctagtcatttgaccattttctattaaatacaaattccaccaaggttttttaaactaaaataacttttatatacttcattattttttttaaaaatatataccataaaatcaagtatttttttatctttaatatgagtaccatattgctatacctttttgtatttataaaagtgttttttaaaaaaagttaacaaaaggtgttttatatttgtgtgctaataaggtgctgattatgtgttaattacaaaataatacaaacaaacaccaaaagtagatataatcagcacatctggtgtgctgataatggagaacgattgaagatgttgtgctaatgtcgtttatgttgataatggagaacgattcgaggacgatgtgctgataatgaagaacgattaatgatgttgtgctaattatatagtgttgtgctgattatattttttgtaattatttttaattagttataaataaatatggtcaaaaagtctaaattacccctaaactaattttttattgatggacacttgtcaattatgtattggttcttatggttcttacaaatttaagtgtttgtatttgatcccattccataAATGTATTCACTTATCAGGCCACATTATGTAATCAGGTAAACTCCAAATGCTCAAAATTTCACAACATGAAAAAATTTAAGCCAAGTGATTAAACCCCTTTAAAAATTGAGTGAACTAGGTGGAACTTCATTGCTATCTATTTGAATGAACCTCTTATTGACATAGTTGCCATTTGTTAACAAATCTAGAAAAGTAGGTCAAGCTTCATTGAAGACGCTAttataaaaagagttaaatgtcattttagtccatgtggtttgtgtcattttgtcagtttagtctaaaggttccATTTTTCGCTTGTGGGTCCagaaaggtttcaccgttgccattttagtccactgggttaacttcaacCTTTTGTTcagttaacgagaagggcaattaggtcattttatatgtaattttgttaactagaagggcaattcggccatataaaatgactgaattgcccttctcattaacatatataatggatgaagttagcccagtggactaaaatggcaacggaaAACCTTTTTGGACCCCACAGGcgaaaaaatgaaacctttggactaaactaacaaaatggtccaaaccagagggactaaaatgacatttaactcttataaaaaaaaactaaataactTTCATTCAAGAAGTAGGACTTTTAACTGGAAATTGAAGTACCGATAGAACATGAAAATATATAGTCATCATGCTATCTTTGGTGattgctaagataatgatacattATAACTATGCAAAAGGTCACATGGCCCCATACTTGCTATACTAAAAGAATCATGATCAGATCATATCATGTATACCCTACACATGAAAATTTAATCTGATACAACCAATGAAAGCTCCCGTTTTCTGACCTTTCGACATATAGATGTACCCAACAAGTTCCTGAAGGTACACTTGCATAAAACCTATCACGCAAAAACGAAGAAAACTTGATAAATAGATTACAAAAAAATCAATTAGACACATGACAGTATAGTCTGTGTAGATTCGATCACCTGATTATTCGTTCATAAGTATCGGAAAGTATTTGTCAATACGCTAATAAAGATCATAATTTATGGTAATCATTCAATTGCAAAGCCAAATGAAAGCAGAAAGTGTTGTTACAACTTACCTACAGAACAAACAGGTTTATACACTTTGTGCTTTGGGGGGCATATCTTTAGCTCCTGTGTCAACCTTCTCCTGAAGTTACCAAGAAATAACAATGTTGGACCGACCCGCCAAACACAAACAAGAAAAGCGAAACAAATAATAAATCTTTAACAAAATCGTCATAGAAAAACATAACTTTTGTAAAAAATTTCCGCTTCTTACAAACTTACCGTGCTCTCGTGTTCATAATAATCATCCAAAGCCCACTGATATTTAGACTGATTCAACCCAAACCAATGCGCCAGATAGTCATCCAGACTTGAATGCACTGCAACAAAAATAacaaacataaaaatataaagtGGTGCGGGTTTAAGTCTCAAAAAGCTGGCAATAGGTGGATTTAGGAGTAGATTTTAGGAAGATTCATTACAAAGATTCTGgcatgagctcggtaccggtccGGTACCGAAAATCGCCAAAAATGGGTACCGGACCGAAAATGTTCGGTGCGGTATGATATGGTACTGCTATTTGAAGGTAAAATACCTTACCGAACACCAAAAGTTCCAGTactgaaaacgccaaaaagtgaGTATTGAATCGGTACCGATAATGTTCGGTACGAGAAATTCGGTACTGGTACAcgataccaaatgctcatccctactaCTCCAGACCACATTTACATGTTTTTCAGATACCATATTGAACACACTGCCTTTAAAACACAAACATTTGGGGAAAGCTAGGATCAATGTGTTTCTACCTTATCATTAATCTTGAAACACAAAGATTTGGGGAAAGCTAGAAACAATGTGTTTTAGATGTGGTCAGTTAATACCTATTATCCCTCATTTattctaaaaaaaactaaaatacaCCAAGATCCACATCTACAAACCCACTAAAAACCAAATCTGAACTTAATATCCTAAGATAAGAACAAACTAAAAGAACCCAAAACGATACCGTTTTGAAGTGTGGCAATGGCATCCCAAAAGAAGCCAAACTTTGAGCCGTACGATGCCGCCGTCTTGTCGTAGTGAACCGGCGGCGGCTGAACCGGAGACGGTTCCGGTGAGGGTTTTGCAGTAGGTGTGACAAACACGGTGTAATAGCCGATCTTTCCGATCACCGGCGGCGGTTTAGACTGTTGTTTATCGGACGACATTGGGTAAAGTCTGAATGAACTTTTGGGAAAAGGGGTCGAGATTAAGTTTGATGATATCGAGAATGTTTGATTAGACAACAAAGAACATTGTTTGTGTGCGGCAACAGTTTCACATAGATGCTTTTTGGGGTCTTGCTTTTACTGGAATGTTTGATTGATAtgttattattgttttttggTGAGGgatgtaaatatttttttatattttcaacaATGGTATGGGACATTGGTCATATGTGCATGATGGAGAGGAAGATAAGATGTGTGAACTGTGATCCAAGTTGGACTTTTAAGGTTATTTTTTTCTAGATATTTTTATCCTTTGTTGGTTTTACTTTTAATTTTATACTTTTAACGTCCCGTTTgtggtatgcgcatataatgtatatatgtgtggatgttcggagggcaaaagtgaaagtgcactacttttaacgttattttactaatttcgagaaaataacattaaaaggggatggttaatcatgcatcatgtgatggcgttgatagctgaaagacaagggggtacatgcactaattggcAGTTATCTATATTgatgagtgttatgtgtcttatgtccaaggcttgatgcaaaactactatcgtgccggggggggggggggtctcactggaagcagcctctttaTTCCTACCGGGTAGAGGTAAGggtgtctacatcttaccctcctcagaccctaccttagctttgctattggtgggatttactgagtgagtatgatgatgatgacgacgacTTTTAATTTTATACTTTAATCGTTGATCACTATTGGGATTTCAGGAATTTGGTTTTGATCGGTATTAGTTCGGTTCTTACGGTACAGGTACTCTGCAATGGTATTTACAATACTAAAATTGGCAGGTATTTTATATCGATAAAAATTCATAAATCAAGTATCGTAATTGGTTCTGATAATACCAATGTCAAAATGAGTTAAAAACCTAAAAATGTTTTATTATGAATATAATTTCGTTTCaacaaaatttatgctaaaatatCAAAAATGACATCAATGTATTCAAATACCGCTACAAAAGTTAACTATACTAAGTTAATACAAAAAGTATCTTTCGTCCAGTAATTTTTTGTATATTTCTTATTTTTTGTATAGAAGTACTTTACCATTCAGAGTTGATGGGTCATGCCATGGGCCAAACAAAATGTTGGAGTGAACCATTGTGAAAACAAAAAGGTAATACATTAAGACAAAGGTAAAGACAAAAACGTTTTCCACAAATCTAGGTATTTTCTCAAATGAAAATGATCCAATATGAAAAAAAGTATTATAAAGCATTTACACTTTTACTTTAAAACTTTGTAGAAATAAGTGTTTTAATCCATACCGTTCATTATATTTTCATCATAACCTAATTATATAAGATTTAGGttacagaaaaagaaaaagggggtCATGATTATCCATCTACATTTAAAAGaataaaagaataaaaacctgCAGATACAAGAAAAAATAGACAAGTCTTAGACCATGGGACGTTTTCGTCCAAATTTGTGGGTTGGCGTTTCCTTAAACACGTCCAGACGAAAATTGAATGGTCAATAAGAAATTTCCAACTCATTCATCATAATATTATACCACTACCCCACTTTTTAAATTCGCATCCCAT belongs to Helianthus annuus cultivar XRQ/B chromosome 5, HanXRQr2.0-SUNRISE, whole genome shotgun sequence and includes:
- the LOC110940623 gene encoding uncharacterized protein LOC110940623; amino-acid sequence: MSSDKQQSKPPPVIGKIGYYTVFVTPTAKPSPEPSPVQPPPVHYDKTAASYGSKFGFFWDAIATLQNVHSSLDDYLAHWFGLNQSKYQWALDDYYEHESTEKVDTGAKDMPPKAQSV